The Ralstonia sp. RRA genomic interval CATGCACACCGCTTCTTCCTCCGCCGCCAAACAGGATGTGTCTCAGAAGGCCATGCTGTGGATCGTTTTTGTCGGCTTCTTCATGCAGGCGCTGGACACGACGATCGTCAATACCGCGCTGCCCTCGATGGCGCGCAGCCTGGGCGAGAAACCGCTCGACCTCAAATCGGTGGTGGTGGCCTATACGCTGACCATGGCGCTGCTGACGCCGGCATCGGGCTGGCTGGCCGACAAGTTCGGCACGCGGCGCGTGTATTTCAGCGCCATCCTGATCTTCGTTCTCGGCTCAGTGTTCTGCGCCACGGCGCACACGCTGCCGCAACTCGTCATCGCCCGCGTTCTGCAGGGCATTGGGGGCTCCATGCTGCTGCCGGTCGGCCGGCTGGCGGTGTTGCGCAATATCCCGGGCGAGCAGTACATCGCGGCGCTGGCTTTCGTGTCGGTGGCCGGGCAGGTGGGGCCACTCCTGGGGCCGGCCCTGGGCGGATGGCTCGTGCAGGATGCCTCTTGGCACTGGATTTTCCTGATCAATGTGCCGGTCGGCCTGGTGGGCCTGTTCGCGGTGCGACGCTATTTACCGCAGGACGCATCGAGCGTGGTGCCGCCGTTCGACTGGATCGGCTGCGGCCTGCTGTCGATGTGCATGGTGACGTTTTCACTGGCGTTGGAGAACGGCGCGGATAGCCCGTGGAGTGCGCTACTCGTTGCCGTCAGCCTCGTCAGCGCGCTGCTCTATATCCCGCATGCAAGGCGGCGTGCGTCTCCGTTGTTCCGGCTATCGCTGTTTCGCGAGCCCAACTTCAGCATCGGCCTGATCGGCAACCTTTTCTGCCGGATTGGTTCGGGCGCGGTGCCGTTCCTGCTGCCGCTGCTGTTTCAGTTGCAGCTTGGCTATTCACCGCTCCATTCGGGGTTGCTGCTGTTGCCGATTGCCATTGCGGGCATGATCGCCAAGCGCTGGGTCGTGCCCCTGGTGAACCGGTTCGGCTACGACGGATTCCTGCTGATCAACACCTGGATCGTTGGCGTATCCATTGCATCGTTTGCGGCCATGTCGCCGGGCTGGCCGCTGGCGCTGTCGATCCTGCAGTTGTCGATTTTCGGGTGGGCGAATTCGATGCAGTTTGCCGCCATGAACAGCATCACGCTCAAAGGCTTGTCCCACCAGGATGCCGGCAGCGGCAACAGCCTGTTTTCGATGGTGCAAATGCTGGCAATCGGCCTGGGCGTGACGATTGGCGGCGGGCTCGTCAGTCTTTTTTCGGTGAGGCTTGGCGTGGCCGCACCGGCCTACCAACTCGCCTTCCTCACGATGGGGCTGGTGACGGTGCTGTCCGCATTCATCTTCCGCCGGCTGGACGCCAAACCGTTCAATCCTGAGCGCGCTGAGCCTGAGGCTGTGCAAGCACGCTAGTGCGGTTGATTGACCAGCCCCGCAGTCACGGATGCCACCGAGCTGGCTGTGCCGGTACTCAACGCGGGCAGCTATCCGCTTGCGCCGTGGGGCTCTTCTGCTGCAGAAGTTGCGCAACC includes:
- the mdtD gene encoding multidrug transporter subunit MdtD, translated to MHTASSSAAKQDVSQKAMLWIVFVGFFMQALDTTIVNTALPSMARSLGEKPLDLKSVVVAYTLTMALLTPASGWLADKFGTRRVYFSAILIFVLGSVFCATAHTLPQLVIARVLQGIGGSMLLPVGRLAVLRNIPGEQYIAALAFVSVAGQVGPLLGPALGGWLVQDASWHWIFLINVPVGLVGLFAVRRYLPQDASSVVPPFDWIGCGLLSMCMVTFSLALENGADSPWSALLVAVSLVSALLYIPHARRRASPLFRLSLFREPNFSIGLIGNLFCRIGSGAVPFLLPLLFQLQLGYSPLHSGLLLLPIAIAGMIAKRWVVPLVNRFGYDGFLLINTWIVGVSIASFAAMSPGWPLALSILQLSIFGWANSMQFAAMNSITLKGLSHQDAGSGNSLFSMVQMLAIGLGVTIGGGLVSLFSVRLGVAAPAYQLAFLTMGLVTVLSAFIFRRLDAKPFNPERAEPEAVQAR